The following proteins are encoded in a genomic region of Nycticebus coucang isolate mNycCou1 chromosome 17, mNycCou1.pri, whole genome shotgun sequence:
- the PRRC1 gene encoding protein PRRC1, whose product MMEESGIETTPPGTPPPNLAGPAAAAAMASTPLPLAATTSFSSPNVSSVESLPPQAYSTPQPSLPPGGPFAAPAPAPSVPPLVTSVAPPVSPPAAAALSNPPLFHLPPSTSAPSALLSAPPSGPPISGFSVGSNYDITRGHAGRAPQTPLMPSFSAPSGAGILPPPITQQAGLTSLAQGTGTTSAITFPEEQEDPRISRGPDEASAGGIWGFIKGVAGNPMVKSVLDKTKHSVESMITTLDPGMAPYIKSGGELDIVVTSNKEVKVAAVRDAFQEVFGLAMVVGEAGQSNIAPQPVGYAAGLKGAQERIDSLRRSGVIHEKQTAVSVENFIAELLPDKWFDIGCLVVEDPVHGIHLETFTQATPVPLEFVQQAQSLTPQDYNLRWSGLLVTVGEVLEKSLLNVSRTDWHVAFTGMSRRQMIYSAAKAVAGMYKQRLPPRTA is encoded by the exons ATGATGGAAGAGAGTGGAATAGAGACAACACCACCTGGGACTCCTCCACCAAATCTCGCAGGACCGGCCGCCGCGGCTGCCATGGCCTCCACCCCCCTGCCGTTAG CTGCGaccacttctttttcttctccaaatgtGTCCTCTGTGGAGTCCTTGCCACCGCAGGCGTATTCGACTCCGCAGCCGTCCCTTCCTCCTGGGGGACCGTTTGCAGCTCCTGCTCCAGCTCCTTCTGTTCCACCCCTCGTGACGTCCGTAGCGCCTCCTGTTTCTCCACCAGCTGCAGCTGCCCTCAGCAATCCTCCTTTATTCCACTTGCCACCTTCAACTTCTGCCCCAAGTGCTCTTTTATCTGCGCCACCTTCCGGTCCTCCTATATCAGGATTTTCTGTCGGTTCAAATTATGACATTACAAGGGGACATGCAGGAAGAGCTCCCCAGACACCTCTGATGCCATCCTTTTCTGCACCTTCAGGAGCAg GTATTTTGCCACCTCCCATTACTCAGCAAGCTGGTTTGACATCTCTGGCACAGGGGACTGGAACCACATCTGCCATTACATTCCCCGAGGAGCAGGAAGATCCTCGGATTAGTAGAGGTCCAGATGAAGCCTCCGCTGGTGGAATCTGGGGTTTTATTAAG GGTGTAGCTGGGAATCCTATGGTGAAATCTGTGCTTGATAAGACAAAACATTCAGTAGAAAGCATGATCACAACGCTGGACCCTGGCATGGCTCCCTACATCA AATCTGGAGGTGAATTAGATATTGTAGTGActtcaaataaagaagtaaaagttGCTGCCGTCCGCGATGCCTTCCAGGAGGTCTTTGGTTTAGCTATGGTTGTAGGCGAAGCTGGACAGTCCAATATTGCCCCACAGCCAGTGGGCTATGCGGCTGGATTAAAA GGTGCCCAGGAACGGATAGATAGCTTGCGTAGATCCGGAGTGATCCATGAAAAACAGACAGCTGTGTCGGTAGAAAACTTCATTGCAGAATTACTACCTGACAA ATGGTTTGACATTGGTTGTTTGGTGGTTGAGGATCCCGTCCATGGCATTCATCTAGAAACATTTACACAAGCCACACCAGTACCTTTGGAATTTGTACAACag GCTCAAAGTCTAACTCCCCAGGACTACAATCTGAGGTGGTCAGGCCTTTTGGTGACAGTGGGCGAAGTCTTGGAAAAGAGTTTACTGAACGTCAGCCGGACTGATTGGCATGTGGCCTTCACCGGCATGTCACGCCGGCAGATGATCTACAGTGCAGCCAAGGCAGTCGCAGGCATGTACAAACAGCGCCTGCCGCCCAGGACCGCGTGA